The Brasilonema sennae CENA114 genome includes a region encoding these proteins:
- a CDS encoding glycoside hydrolase family 57 protein, whose translation MAIGYVALVLHAHLPFVRHPESDYVLEEEWLYEAITETYIPLLRVFEGLKQDGIDFKITMSMTPPLVSMLRDPVLQERYDAHLAKLEELIELEFEHNVHNGHIRYLAEHYASEFKAIREVWERYNGDLVTAFKQYQDTNNLEIITCGATHGYLPLMKMYPQAVWGQIKVACEHYEENFGRPPKGIWLPECAYYEGVDRMLADAGLRYFLTDGHGILYARPRPRFGTYAPIFTESGVAAFGRDHESSQQVWSSEVGYPGAAEYREFYKDLGWEAEYDYIKPYIMPNGQRKNTGIKYHKITGRGLGLSDKALYDPYWAREKAAEHAANFMYNREQQVGNLHAMMNRPPIIVSPYDAELYGHWWYEGPWFIDYLFRKSWYDQKTYEMTHLADYLRANPSQQVCRPSQSSWGYKGFHEYWLNHTNTWIYPHLHKAAERMIEIAKREPEDELEWKALNQAARELLLAQSSDWAFIMRTGTMVPYAVRRTRSHLMRFNKLYEEVKIGKIDSGWLEKVEYMDNIFPSINYRVYRPL comes from the coding sequence ATGGCTATCGGCTACGTTGCGCTCGTACTCCATGCACATCTGCCCTTCGTTCGTCACCCAGAAAGTGATTATGTGCTGGAAGAAGAATGGCTCTATGAAGCCATTACCGAAACTTACATTCCTTTGCTGCGAGTCTTTGAAGGCTTGAAGCAAGACGGTATTGACTTTAAAATCACGATGAGCATGACACCTCCTCTTGTGTCAATGCTACGCGATCCTGTGTTGCAAGAACGCTACGACGCTCATTTAGCCAAACTTGAAGAACTTATAGAACTGGAATTCGAGCATAATGTCCACAATGGTCATATTCGTTATTTAGCCGAGCATTACGCCAGTGAGTTCAAGGCGATACGAGAAGTTTGGGAACGCTACAACGGGGACTTAGTCACAGCTTTTAAGCAATATCAAGACACTAACAATTTAGAAATCATTACCTGCGGTGCTACCCACGGCTACCTACCACTGATGAAAATGTACCCACAAGCTGTGTGGGGACAAATAAAGGTAGCTTGCGAACACTACGAAGAAAACTTTGGTCGTCCACCCAAAGGCATTTGGTTACCAGAATGCGCCTACTATGAAGGTGTTGACCGAATGTTAGCCGATGCAGGGTTGCGCTACTTCCTGACCGATGGACATGGTATTCTTTATGCCCGTCCCCGTCCACGATTTGGTACCTATGCCCCAATTTTTACAGAAAGTGGCGTTGCTGCGTTTGGTCGAGACCATGAATCTTCTCAGCAGGTATGGTCTTCTGAGGTCGGCTATCCTGGTGCTGCAGAATACCGCGAGTTTTACAAAGACTTGGGTTGGGAAGCAGAATATGACTACATCAAGCCCTACATTATGCCCAATGGTCAGCGGAAAAATACGGGCATTAAGTATCACAAAATTACAGGTCGTGGCTTAGGACTGTCAGATAAGGCACTCTACGACCCTTATTGGGCACGGGAAAAAGCTGCAGAACATGCTGCTAATTTCATGTATAACCGAGAGCAGCAAGTAGGAAATCTTCATGCTATGATGAACCGTCCACCAATTATTGTTTCTCCCTACGATGCTGAGTTATATGGACATTGGTGGTATGAAGGTCCTTGGTTCATTGATTACCTGTTCCGCAAGTCATGGTATGACCAAAAAACCTATGAAATGACCCATTTGGCAGATTATCTGCGGGCAAATCCAAGTCAGCAAGTTTGCCGTCCTTCGCAATCGAGTTGGGGTTATAAAGGATTCCACGAGTATTGGTTGAACCACACAAATACGTGGATTTATCCACACTTGCATAAAGCCGCAGAACGGATGATTGAAATAGCAAAGCGGGAACCAGAGGATGAGTTGGAATGGAAAGCGTTGAACCAAGCAGCGAGGGAACTGCTGTTGGCGCAGTCTTCCGACTGGGCGTTTATTATGCGAACGGGAACGATGGTACCTTATGCTGTCAGAAGGACGCGATCGCACCTCATGCGCTTTAACAAACTTTACGAAGAGGTTAAAATCGGCAAAATAGACAGCGGTTGGCTGGAAAAGGTCGAA
- a CDS encoding cytochrome P450 produces the protein MTSLPTQRFAWRTPKGKLPLPPGRFGLPIVGESISYLRDPARFMNQRQKQYGTIFKTHLFGRPTIVLIGADATRFLFTNESQRFEMTNTPSFEVLLGANSIGVKTGTAHQILRKQLFQAFEPRALAEYGTTIEDMTRRYLHKWERMGTLTWYCELKKYTLDIACKLFVNVETASDENLEKVYQTWSDGLLSIPIRFPGSKFDRAVRAREQLLALIDEMINQRQQHRNSNQDVLKILLQAQDEEGNRLSLEEVKDNVLGMLVAGHETLTSALTSLCLLLAQHPEVLQAARAEQEQLGLTQPLTQESLKQMTYLEQVLKEVLRMAPPVVRSGSRKVLESCEFGGYLIPQSWDVFYQIQETHQDQNVYAQAQRFDPERFAPDRAENKQKVFSYIPFGGGIRECLGKEFARLEMKVFAALLIREYHWELLPGQNLERVVLPFSRPHDGLKVKFWRRESGRV, from the coding sequence ATGACCAGCCTCCCGACTCAGCGATTTGCTTGGCGAACCCCGAAAGGAAAGCTCCCGTTACCTCCTGGTCGCTTCGGTTTGCCCATTGTTGGCGAATCCATCAGCTATTTGCGCGATCCAGCCCGTTTTATGAACCAGCGACAAAAACAATATGGAACAATTTTCAAAACTCATCTGTTTGGTCGTCCAACGATTGTTTTAATTGGAGCTGATGCAACTCGTTTTTTGTTCACCAATGAAAGTCAGCGATTCGAGATGACCAATACTCCAAGTTTTGAGGTGTTACTGGGAGCAAACTCAATTGGAGTAAAGACGGGCACTGCTCACCAAATACTTCGTAAGCAGTTGTTCCAAGCCTTTGAGCCAAGAGCATTAGCCGAGTACGGTACGACAATAGAAGATATGACCCGTCGTTATCTGCATAAATGGGAACGCATGGGAACATTGACTTGGTATTGCGAACTGAAAAAATATACGCTGGATATTGCCTGTAAGTTGTTCGTGAACGTTGAGACTGCCTCAGATGAAAACCTGGAAAAAGTTTATCAGACTTGGAGTGACGGGCTGTTATCCATTCCGATTCGATTTCCTGGGAGCAAGTTTGATCGTGCGGTTCGTGCGCGTGAGCAGCTTCTTGCGCTGATTGATGAAATGATCAACCAACGCCAACAACATCGAAACTCTAATCAGGATGTTTTGAAAATTCTATTGCAGGCGCAGGATGAAGAGGGTAATCGTCTGAGCTTGGAGGAAGTGAAGGATAACGTGTTGGGAATGCTCGTTGCTGGACACGAAACCTTAACTTCAGCACTCACATCCTTGTGTTTATTGCTTGCTCAACATCCAGAAGTGCTACAAGCAGCCCGTGCAGAACAAGAGCAACTAGGGTTGACACAACCGCTAACGCAGGAATCTCTCAAGCAAATGACTTATCTGGAGCAAGTGCTAAAAGAAGTTTTACGAATGGCACCTCCAGTAGTTCGCAGTGGTTCACGGAAAGTGCTTGAGTCCTGCGAGTTCGGTGGCTATCTCATCCCGCAAAGTTGGGATGTGTTTTACCAGATCCAGGAAACTCATCAAGACCAGAATGTCTATGCTCAAGCTCAACGATTTGACCCAGAGCGTTTTGCACCTGATCGAGCCGAGAACAAACAAAAGGTTTTTAGCTATATTCCGTTCGGTGGTGGAATTCGAGAATGTTTAGGTAAAGAGTTTGCCAGATTGGAGATGAAGGTGTTTGCGGCGTTGTTGATTCGTGAGTATCACTGGGAATTACTCCCTGGACAAAATCTAGAGCGTGTTGTGCTACCGTTCTCCCGTCCTCATGATGGCTTAAAGGTGAAATTTTGGCGACGTGAAAGCGGGAGGGTTTGA
- a CDS encoding TetR/AcrR family transcriptional regulator gives MSDDRMSKPVKSPPGRPRSAQSHQAILQAALELLAEVGFDRMSIDAIATRAGVGKPTIYRRYKSKQELVADAIESCRQEYVVPDTGSLWGDIDALINSAAQITFTPLGRQTVAMMISTASSNPQFAQVYWTKYLQPRRQAFAVVFERAKQRNEIQADLDPDLVFDLISGIMLYALVFQATTEPLEGYIRRTLHLLLREPPS, from the coding sequence TTGTCTGACGATCGCATGAGTAAACCTGTCAAAAGTCCGCCGGGACGACCCCGTAGTGCCCAATCCCATCAAGCGATTCTGCAAGCAGCCCTGGAACTGCTGGCAGAAGTTGGATTTGATCGCATGAGTATTGATGCGATCGCAACTCGTGCAGGAGTTGGCAAACCCACAATTTACCGGCGCTACAAATCGAAACAAGAACTAGTTGCAGACGCGATTGAGAGTTGTAGACAGGAGTATGTCGTTCCTGACACTGGTAGCCTCTGGGGTGATATTGACGCCTTAATCAACAGTGCTGCGCAAATTACATTTACCCCTTTGGGACGACAGACAGTTGCTATGATGATCAGTACTGCATCCAGCAATCCTCAGTTCGCTCAAGTTTATTGGACAAAATACTTACAACCGCGACGACAAGCCTTCGCTGTTGTATTTGAACGCGCAAAACAGAGAAATGAAATTCAAGCAGATTTAGATCCTGATCTCGTTTTTGACCTGATAAGTGGAATCATGCTTTATGCACTCGTGTTTCAAGCTACAACTGAACCATTGGAAGGATATATTCGTCGTACCTTGCATCTTCTTCTGAGAGAACCACCAAGCTGA